The Streptomyces achromogenes genome window below encodes:
- a CDS encoding acetolactate synthase large subunit: protein MTEQATGAHPQPRPRSGGQHSASVEHVTGAQSLIRSLEEVGADTVFGIPGGAILPAYDPLMDSTRVRHVLVRHEQGAGHAATGYAQATGRVGVCMATSGPGATNLVTPIADAHMDSVPLVAITGQVASKAIGTDAFQEADIVGITMPITKHNFLVTKAEDIPRVIAQAFHIASTGRPGPVLVDIAKDALQAKTTFSWPPVMDLPGYRPVTKPHAKQIREAAKLITAAKRPILYVGGGVLKAGATAELKVLAELTGAPVTTTLMALGAFPDSHPQHLGMPGMHGSVAAVTGLQKADLIIALGARFDDRVTGKLDSFAPYAKIVHADIDPAEIGKNRAADVPIVGDAREVIADLVQAVQKEHSEGQQGDYSAWWTDLNRWRDTYPLGYDQPADGSLSPQHVIERIGQLAPEGTIFAAGVGQHQMWSAHFVQFEKPATWLNSGGAGTMGYAVPAAMGAKAGAPGQTVWAIDGDGCFQMTNQELTTCALNNIPIKVAIINNGALGMVRQWQTLFYNQRYSNTVLHSGPNDVNPDARGTRVPDFVKLSEAMGCYAIRCESPDDLDKVIEEANSVNDRPVVVDFIVHEDAMVWPMVAAGTSNDEILAARDVRPDFGDNEDD, encoded by the coding sequence ATGACCGAGCAGGCCACCGGGGCCCATCCGCAGCCGCGGCCCCGATCCGGAGGACAGCACTCCGCGTCCGTCGAGCACGTGACGGGTGCGCAGTCCCTCATCCGCTCTCTCGAGGAGGTCGGCGCCGACACGGTATTCGGCATTCCCGGCGGTGCGATCCTTCCCGCCTACGACCCGCTGATGGACTCGACGAGGGTCCGTCACGTCCTGGTCCGTCACGAGCAGGGCGCGGGCCACGCCGCCACCGGCTACGCGCAGGCCACCGGCCGGGTCGGCGTCTGCATGGCGACCTCCGGCCCCGGCGCCACCAACCTGGTGACCCCGATCGCCGACGCGCACATGGACTCGGTGCCGCTCGTGGCGATCACCGGGCAGGTCGCGTCCAAGGCGATCGGCACGGACGCCTTCCAGGAGGCGGACATCGTCGGCATCACCATGCCGATCACCAAGCACAACTTCCTGGTCACCAAGGCCGAGGACATCCCGCGGGTGATCGCGCAGGCCTTCCACATCGCCTCCACCGGCCGCCCCGGCCCGGTGCTGGTCGACATCGCCAAGGACGCCCTCCAGGCGAAGACCACGTTCTCCTGGCCGCCCGTCATGGACCTGCCCGGCTACCGGCCGGTGACCAAGCCGCACGCCAAGCAGATCCGTGAGGCCGCGAAGCTGATCACCGCCGCCAAGCGGCCGATCCTCTACGTCGGCGGCGGCGTCCTGAAGGCCGGCGCCACGGCCGAGCTGAAGGTCCTCGCCGAGCTGACCGGCGCACCCGTCACCACCACCCTCATGGCGCTGGGCGCGTTCCCCGACAGCCACCCGCAGCACCTCGGCATGCCGGGCATGCACGGCTCGGTGGCCGCCGTCACCGGCCTGCAGAAGGCCGACCTGATCATCGCCCTCGGCGCCCGCTTCGATGACCGAGTCACCGGCAAACTGGACAGCTTCGCGCCGTACGCCAAGATCGTCCACGCGGACATCGACCCGGCGGAGATCGGCAAGAACCGCGCCGCCGACGTGCCGATCGTCGGCGACGCGCGCGAGGTCATCGCCGACCTGGTCCAGGCCGTCCAGAAGGAGCACAGCGAGGGCCAGCAGGGCGACTACAGCGCCTGGTGGACGGACCTGAACCGCTGGCGCGACACCTATCCGCTGGGCTACGACCAGCCCGCCGACGGCTCGCTCTCCCCGCAGCACGTCATCGAGCGCATCGGACAGCTCGCCCCCGAGGGCACGATCTTCGCGGCGGGCGTCGGCCAGCACCAGATGTGGTCCGCGCACTTCGTCCAGTTCGAGAAGCCCGCCACCTGGCTGAACTCGGGCGGCGCGGGCACGATGGGCTACGCGGTCCCGGCCGCGATGGGCGCCAAGGCCGGCGCCCCGGGCCAGACGGTCTGGGCGATCGACGGCGACGGCTGCTTCCAGATGACCAACCAGGAGCTCACCACCTGCGCCCTGAACAACATCCCGATCAAGGTCGCCATCATCAACAACGGCGCCCTCGGAATGGTCCGCCAGTGGCAGACCCTGTTCTACAACCAGCGCTACTCCAACACCGTGCTGCACTCCGGCCCGAACGACGTCAACCCGGACGCCCGGGGCACGCGCGTCCCGGACTTCGTGAAGCTGTCGGAGGCCATGGGCTGTTACGCGATCCGCTGCGAGTCCCCGGACGACCTCGACAAGGTCATCGAGGAGGCGAACTCGGTCAACGACCGCCCGGTCGTCGTCGACTTCATCGTCCACGAGGACGCGATGGTGTGGCCGATGGTCGCCGCAGGCACCTCCAACGACGAGATCCTGGCCGCCCGGGACGTCCGCCCCGACTTCGGCGACAACGAAGACGACTGA
- the ilvN gene encoding acetolactate synthase small subunit, whose amino-acid sequence MSKHTLSVLVENKPGILARIAALFSRRGFNIDSLAVGVTEHADISRITIVVSVDALPLEQVTKQLNKLVEVLKIVELEPGQAVHRELVLVKVRADNETRSQIVEIVQLFRAKTVDVSPEAVTIEATGSNDKLTAMLKMLEPYGIKELVQSGTIAIGRGARSITDRSLRALDRSA is encoded by the coding sequence ATGTCCAAGCACACGCTCTCCGTCCTGGTGGAGAACAAGCCGGGCATCCTGGCCCGGATCGCCGCGCTGTTCTCCCGCCGGGGCTTCAACATCGACTCGCTCGCCGTCGGCGTCACCGAGCACGCCGACATCTCCCGCATCACGATCGTGGTGAGCGTCGACGCCCTGCCGCTGGAGCAGGTCACCAAGCAGCTCAACAAGCTCGTCGAGGTGCTGAAGATCGTCGAACTGGAGCCGGGACAGGCCGTTCACCGCGAACTCGTTCTGGTGAAGGTGCGCGCCGACAACGAGACGCGCTCGCAGATCGTCGAGATCGTCCAGCTGTTCCGCGCCAAGACCGTCGACGTCTCCCCGGAGGCCGTGACCATCGAGGCCACCGGCAGCAACGACAAGCTCACCGCCATGCTCAAGATGCTGGAGCCGTACGGCATCAAGGAGCTGGTCCAGTCCGGCACGATCGCGATCGGCCGCGGCGCCCGTTCGATCACGGACCGCTCGCTGCGCGCTCTCGACCGGTCGGCGTAA
- the ilvC gene encoding ketol-acid reductoisomerase: MAELFYDADADLSIIQGRKVAVIGYGSQGHAHALSLRDSGVDVRVGLHEGSKSKAKAEEQGLRVVTPAEAAAEADVIMILVPDPIQAQVYEESIKDNLNDGDALFFGHGLNIRFDFIKPPAGIDVCMVAPKGPGHLVRRQYEEGRGVPCIAAVEQDATGNAFALALSYAKGIGGTRAGVIKTTFTEETETDLFGEQAVLCGGTAALVKAGFETLTEAGYQPEIAYFECLHELKLIVDLMYEGGLEKMRWSVSETAEWGDYVTGPRIITDATKAEMKKVLAEIQDGTFAREWMAEYHGGLKKYNEYKQQDSEHLLETTGKQLRKLMSWVDEEA, translated from the coding sequence GTGGCCGAGCTGTTCTACGACGCCGACGCCGACCTGTCCATCATCCAGGGCCGCAAGGTCGCGGTCATCGGCTACGGCAGCCAGGGCCACGCCCACGCCCTGTCGCTCCGTGACTCCGGTGTCGACGTCCGCGTCGGTCTGCACGAGGGCTCCAAGTCCAAGGCCAAGGCCGAGGAGCAGGGCCTGCGCGTGGTGACCCCGGCCGAGGCCGCCGCCGAGGCCGACGTCATCATGATCCTGGTGCCGGACCCGATCCAGGCCCAGGTCTACGAGGAGTCCATCAAGGACAACCTCAACGACGGCGACGCGCTGTTCTTCGGCCACGGCCTGAACATCCGCTTCGACTTCATCAAGCCCCCGGCCGGCATCGACGTCTGCATGGTCGCCCCGAAGGGCCCGGGCCACCTGGTGCGCCGTCAGTACGAGGAGGGCCGCGGCGTTCCGTGCATCGCCGCCGTCGAGCAGGACGCCACCGGCAACGCCTTCGCGCTGGCGCTGTCCTACGCCAAGGGCATCGGCGGCACCCGCGCCGGCGTCATCAAGACGACCTTCACCGAGGAGACCGAGACCGACCTGTTCGGTGAGCAGGCCGTCCTCTGCGGTGGCACGGCCGCGCTGGTGAAGGCCGGTTTCGAGACGCTGACCGAGGCGGGCTACCAGCCGGAGATCGCCTACTTCGAGTGCCTGCACGAGCTGAAGCTGATCGTCGACCTCATGTACGAGGGCGGCCTGGAGAAGATGCGCTGGTCGGTCTCCGAGACCGCCGAGTGGGGCGACTACGTCACCGGTCCGCGGATCATCACGGACGCCACCAAGGCGGAGATGAAGAAGGTCCTCGCCGAGATCCAGGACGGCACCTTCGCGCGTGAGTGGATGGCCGAGTACCACGGCGGTCTGAAGAAGTACAACGAGTACAAGCAGCAGGACTCCGAGCACCTGCTGGAGACCACCGGCAAGCAGCTCCGCAAGCTGATGAGCTGGGTCGACGAAGAGGCCTAG
- the serA gene encoding phosphoglycerate dehydrogenase, whose protein sequence is MSSKPVVLIAEELSPATVDALGPDFEIRHCNGADRAELLPAIADVDAILIRSATKVDAEAIAAAHKLKVVARAGVGLDNVDVSAATKAGVMVVNAPTSNIVTAAELACGLLLATARHIPQANAALKNGEWKRSKYTGVELAEKTLGVVGLGRIGALVAQRMSGFGMKVVAYDPYVQPARAAQMGVKVLTLDELLEVADFITVHLPKTPETVGLIGDEALRKVKPSVRIVNAARGGIVDEEALYSALKEGRVAGAGLDVYAKEPCTDSPLFEFDQVVATPHLGASTDEAQEKAGIAVARSVRLALAGELVPDAVNVQGGVIAEDVKPGLPLAERLGRIFTALAGEVAVRLDVEVYGEITQHDVKVLELSALKGVFEDVVDETVSYVNAPLFAQERGVEVRLTTSSESADHRNVVTVRGTLSDGEEVSVSGTLAGPKHLQKIVAVGEYDVDLALADHMVVLKYEDRPGVVGTVGRVFGEAGINIAGMQVARAAAGGEALAVLTVDDTVPAGVLAEVAEEIGATSARAVNLV, encoded by the coding sequence GTGAGCTCGAAACCTGTCGTACTCATCGCTGAAGAGCTGTCGCCCGCGACCGTGGACGCGCTTGGCCCGGACTTCGAGATCCGGCACTGCAACGGCGCGGACCGAGCCGAACTGCTCCCCGCCATCGCCGACGTCGACGCGATCCTGATCCGCTCGGCCACCAAGGTCGACGCCGAGGCGATCGCCGCCGCGCACAAGCTGAAGGTCGTCGCACGGGCCGGCGTCGGCCTGGACAACGTCGACGTCTCCGCCGCCACCAAGGCCGGCGTGATGGTCGTCAACGCCCCCACCTCGAACATCGTGACCGCCGCCGAGCTGGCCTGCGGTCTGCTGCTCGCCACCGCCCGCCACATTCCGCAGGCCAACGCCGCGCTGAAGAACGGCGAGTGGAAGCGCAGCAAGTACACCGGCGTGGAGCTGGCCGAGAAGACGCTCGGCGTCGTCGGCCTCGGCCGCATCGGCGCGCTCGTCGCGCAGCGGATGTCCGGCTTCGGCATGAAGGTCGTCGCCTACGACCCCTATGTGCAGCCCGCGCGCGCCGCGCAGATGGGCGTGAAGGTCCTGACGCTGGACGAGCTGCTCGAGGTCGCCGACTTCATCACCGTCCACCTGCCGAAGACCCCCGAGACGGTCGGTCTGATCGGCGACGAGGCGCTGCGCAAGGTCAAGCCGAGCGTGCGCATCGTCAACGCCGCGCGCGGCGGCATCGTCGACGAGGAGGCGCTGTACTCGGCGCTGAAGGAGGGCCGGGTCGCCGGCGCCGGCCTCGACGTGTACGCGAAGGAGCCCTGCACGGACTCCCCGCTGTTCGAGTTCGACCAGGTCGTGGCCACCCCGCACCTCGGCGCGTCGACCGACGAGGCGCAGGAGAAGGCCGGCATCGCGGTCGCGCGGTCGGTGCGCCTCGCCCTCGCCGGTGAGCTCGTCCCCGACGCGGTGAACGTCCAGGGCGGGGTCATCGCCGAGGACGTCAAGCCCGGTCTGCCCCTCGCCGAGCGGCTCGGCCGGATCTTCACCGCGCTGGCGGGCGAGGTCGCGGTCCGCCTCGACGTCGAGGTGTACGGCGAGATCACCCAGCACGACGTGAAGGTGCTGGAGCTGTCGGCCCTCAAGGGCGTCTTCGAGGACGTCGTCGACGAGACGGTGTCCTACGTCAACGCCCCGCTGTTCGCGCAGGAGCGCGGTGTCGAGGTGCGGCTGACGACCAGCTCGGAGTCGGCCGACCACCGCAACGTCGTCACCGTGCGCGGCACGCTCTCGGACGGCGAGGAGGTGTCGGTCTCCGGCACGCTGGCCGGCCCCAAGCACCTGCAGAAGATCGTCGCGGTCGGCGAGTACGACGTCGACCTCGCGCTCGCCGATCATATGGTCGTCCTCAAGTACGAGGACCGGCCGGGCGTCGTCGGCACCGTGGGCCGGGTCTTCGGCGAGGCGGGAATCAACATCGCCGGCATGCAGGTCGCCCGGGCCGCGGCGGGCGGCGAGGCGCTGGCCGTCCTGACCGTGGACGACACGGTGCCCGCGGGTGTGCTGGCGGAGGTCGCGGAGGAGATCGGTGCGACGTCCGCCCGTGCGGTGAACCTGGTCTGA
- a CDS encoding MFS transporter — translation MTNPTSTVTTPAPRAGRREWTALGVLMLPLLLVSMDVSVLYFAIPAISADLEPSGTQQLWIFDIYAFVLAGLLMTMGSLGDRIGRRRLLLTGAAAFGAASLIAAYADSAETLIAARAVLGIGGATLMPSTMALIRTMFTDPGQRAKAIGLWSGVMTGGIALGSVMSGVLVEYFWWGSVFLVNLPAMALLLVLGPVLLPESRDPAPGRFDRPSVPLSMAAVLPVIYGLKEMATEGWHAEYVLSVTVGLLFAALFVHRQRTAAAPMISPALFRRPGFAPAVVLNLVSSFGMLGSAFFTTQYLQSVLGKSALEAALWALLPSVPIGMAAPLATSLVHKGVDRAHVVTAGFATGAAGYGLLALAGTDSMWLVLSACGVLASGIVMVLSQMTDLAMSSAPVERAGSASSLLETGTEFGGALGMAVLGSIGTALYRHDMPSSAPAEARETLGGALAVAGHLPGRTGDALATAAREAFTHGMQGAAIAGAVVLAGAAAAATTTLRRTRVGDK, via the coding sequence ATGACGAACCCGACGAGCACTGTCACCACCCCGGCACCCCGCGCCGGCCGCCGCGAATGGACCGCCCTCGGCGTGCTGATGCTGCCGCTGCTCCTGGTCTCCATGGACGTCTCCGTCCTCTACTTCGCGATCCCGGCGATCAGCGCGGACCTCGAGCCGAGCGGCACCCAGCAGCTGTGGATCTTCGACATCTACGCCTTCGTCCTCGCGGGCCTGCTGATGACGATGGGGTCCCTGGGCGACCGCATAGGACGCCGCCGGCTGCTGCTGACCGGCGCGGCCGCCTTCGGCGCCGCCTCGTTGATCGCGGCCTACGCGGACAGCGCCGAGACCCTGATCGCGGCCCGCGCGGTCCTCGGCATCGGCGGCGCGACCCTGATGCCGTCGACGATGGCCCTGATCCGGACCATGTTCACCGACCCCGGCCAGCGCGCGAAGGCGATCGGCCTGTGGTCCGGGGTGATGACGGGCGGCATCGCGCTCGGCTCGGTGATGAGCGGCGTGCTGGTCGAGTACTTCTGGTGGGGCTCGGTCTTCCTGGTCAACCTGCCCGCGATGGCCCTGCTGCTCGTCCTCGGCCCGGTCCTGCTGCCGGAGTCCCGCGACCCCGCCCCGGGCCGCTTCGACCGGCCGAGCGTCCCCCTGTCGATGGCCGCCGTGCTCCCCGTGATCTACGGCCTGAAGGAGATGGCGACCGAGGGCTGGCACGCCGAGTACGTCCTCTCGGTCACCGTGGGCCTGCTCTTCGCGGCCCTCTTCGTCCACCGCCAGCGCACGGCGGCCGCACCGATGATCTCCCCGGCGCTGTTCCGCCGGCCCGGCTTCGCCCCCGCGGTCGTCCTGAACCTCGTCTCGTCGTTCGGGATGCTGGGTTCGGCCTTCTTCACCACGCAGTACCTGCAGTCGGTCCTCGGCAAGAGCGCGCTGGAGGCTGCCCTGTGGGCGCTGCTGCCCTCGGTGCCGATCGGCATGGCGGCCCCGTTGGCCACGTCCCTGGTCCACAAGGGCGTGGACCGGGCCCACGTCGTGACGGCGGGCTTCGCGACCGGCGCGGCCGGCTACGGCCTGCTGGCCCTCGCCGGCACCGACTCGATGTGGCTCGTGCTGAGCGCCTGCGGGGTCCTCGCCTCGGGCATCGTCATGGTCCTCTCCCAGATGACGGACCTGGCGATGAGCTCGGCCCCGGTCGAACGCGCGGGTTCGGCGTCCTCGCTGCTGGAGACGGGCACCGAGTTCGGGGGCGCGCTGGGGATGGCCGTCCTCGGCTCCATCGGCACGGCGCTCTACCGCCACGACATGCCGTCCTCGGCTCCGGCGGAGGCCCGCGAAACCCTCGGCGGCGCCCTGGCCGTCGCCGGCCACCTGCCCGGGCGCACGGGAGACGCCCTGGCCACAGCGGCCCGAGAGGCCTTCACCCACGGAATGCAGGGCGCGGCGATCGCGGGCGCGGTGGTCCTCGCGGGGGCCGCGGCCGCGGCGACGACGACGCTGCGAAGGACACGCGTCGGCGACAAGTAG
- a CDS encoding TetR/AcrR family transcriptional regulator encodes MGHREDLLEGAKRCLLEKGFLRTTARDVVKESGTNLASIGYHYGSKDALLAQAYVSLIEGAGDDFDPGWGAGGEVTAPAGSLERFQEVWASIIGSVPRTRAIWLLSFELVVQGDRLPELRKLLAEAQEEGRSGIVPMFNGVPEAELDKETVDTEGRFYQTLLNGLMVQWLFDPATATDAAQLTEGLRRVIAGAAKD; translated from the coding sequence ATGGGACATCGTGAGGATCTGCTCGAAGGCGCCAAGCGCTGCCTGCTGGAGAAGGGGTTCCTGCGGACGACCGCGCGGGACGTCGTCAAGGAGTCGGGGACCAACCTGGCGTCGATCGGTTACCACTACGGCTCCAAGGACGCGCTGCTGGCGCAGGCGTACGTCTCGCTGATCGAGGGCGCCGGCGACGACTTCGACCCGGGTTGGGGCGCGGGCGGCGAGGTGACGGCGCCCGCCGGATCGCTGGAACGCTTCCAGGAGGTGTGGGCGAGCATCATCGGCTCGGTGCCGCGGACGCGGGCGATCTGGCTGCTGAGCTTCGAGCTCGTCGTCCAGGGCGACCGGCTCCCCGAGCTGCGCAAGCTGCTGGCCGAGGCGCAGGAGGAGGGCCGGTCGGGGATCGTGCCCATGTTCAACGGCGTCCCGGAGGCCGAGCTCGACAAGGAGACCGTCGACACGGAGGGCCGCTTCTACCAGACCCTCCTCAACGGGCTGATGGTCCAGTGGCTGTTCGACCCGGCCACGGCGACCGACGCGGCGCAGCTCACCGAAGGGCTGCGGCGGGTGATCGCGGGCGCGGCGAAGGACTGA